Proteins encoded in a region of the Peromyscus maniculatus bairdii isolate BWxNUB_F1_BW_parent chromosome 15, HU_Pman_BW_mat_3.1, whole genome shotgun sequence genome:
- the Irx2 gene encoding iroquois-class homeodomain protein IRX-2 isoform X1, which produces MSYPQGYLYQAPGSLALYSCPAYGASALAAPRSEELARSASGSAFSPYPGSAAFTAQAATGFGSPLQYSADAAAAAAAGFPSYMGSPYDTHTTGMTGAISYHPYGSAAYPYQLNDPAYRKNATRDATATLKAWLNEHRKNPYPTKGEKIMLAIITKMTLTQVSTWFANARRRLKKENKMTWAPRNKSEDEDEDEGDAARNKEESPDKAQDGTETSAEDEGISLHVDSLTDHSCSAESDGEKLPCRAGDPLCESGSECKDKFEDLEDEEDEEDECERDLAPPKPVTSSPLTGVEAPLLSPAPEVAPRGGSGGKTPLGSRTSPGAPPPANKPKLWSLAEIATSDLKQPSLGPGCGPPGLPAAAAPASSGAPPGGSPYSASPLLGRHLYYTSPFYGNYTNYGNLNAALQGQGLLRYNTAASAPGETLHAAPKAASDAGKAGSHPLESHYRPPGGGYEPKKDASEGCAVVGAGVQPYL; this is translated from the exons ATGTCCTACCCGCAGGGCTACCTGTACCAAGCGCCCGGCTCGCTGGCGCTCTACTCGTGCCCCGCGTACGGCGCGTCCGCGCTGGCGGCGCCGCGCAGCGAGGAGCTGGCGCGCTCGGCGTCGGGCTCCGCGTTCAGCCCGTACCCCGGCTCGGCGGCCTTCACAGCGCAGGCGGCAACCGGCTTCGGCAGCCCGCTGCAGTACTCGGCAGACGCCGCCGCTGCAGCTGCCGCGGGCTTCCCGTCCTACATG GGCTCGCCATACGACACGCACACCACCGGAATGACTGGCGCCATCAGCTATCACCCCTATGGCAGCGCGGCCTACCCATACCAGCTCAACGACCCCGCGTACCGCAAGAACGCCACGCGGGACGCCACTGCCACGCTGAAAGCCTGGCTCAACGAGCACCGCAAGAACCCGTACCCCACCAAGGGCGAGAAGATCATGCTGGCCATCATCACCAAGATGACCCTCACGCAGGTCTCCACCTGGTTCGCCAACGCGCGCCGGCGCCTCAAGAAGGAGAACAAGATGACCTGGGCCCCGAGAAACAAAAGCGAGGACGAGGATGAGGacgaaggagatgctgccaggaACAAGGAGGAGAGTCCCGACAAGGCTCAGGACGGCACAGAGACCTCGGCAGAGGACGAAG GGATTAGTCTGCACGTCGACTCGCTCACGGACCATTCGTGCTCGGCGGAGTCAGATGGGGAGAAATTGCCCTGCCGCGCCGGCGATCCCTTGTGCGAATCGGGTTCGGAGTGTAAGGACAAGTTTGAGGACCTGGAGGacgaggaggatgaggaagacgAGTGCGAGCGGGACCTGGCGCCTCCCAAACCCGTGACCTCCTCGCCACTCACCGGCGTAGAGGCACCCCTGCTGAGCCCGGCGCCCGAAGTCGCGCCGCGCGGTGGCAGCGGTGGCAAGACGCCCCTAGGCAGCCGGACGTCGCCTGGAGCGCCGCCGCCCGCCAACAAGCCCAAGCTGTGGTCGCTGGCCGAGATCGCCACTTCGGACCTCAAGCAACCAAGCTTGGGCCCGGGTTGCGGACCTCCGGGGCTACCGGCTGCCGCCGCGCCCGCCTCCTCTGGGGCCCCTCCGGGAGGCTCGCCCTACTCCGCCTCTCCGCTGCTGGGCCGCCACCTCTACTACACGTCGCCGTTCTATGGCAATTACACAAACTACGGGAACTTGAACGCCGCGCTGCAAGGCCAGGGCCTTCTGCGGTACAACACCGCGGCCTCCGCACCAGGCGAGACACTGCACGCCGCGCCCAAGGCGGCTAGCGACGCGGGCAAGGCGGGCTCGCACCCTCTGGAGTCCCACTACAGGCCTCCGGGCGGCGGCTACGAGCCCAAGAAAG ATGCCAGTGAGGGCTGTGCGGTTGTTGGTGCAGGCGTCCAGCCCTACCTATAG
- the Irx2 gene encoding iroquois-class homeodomain protein IRX-2 isoform X2, giving the protein MTGAISYHPYGSAAYPYQLNDPAYRKNATRDATATLKAWLNEHRKNPYPTKGEKIMLAIITKMTLTQVSTWFANARRRLKKENKMTWAPRNKSEDEDEDEGDAARNKEESPDKAQDGTETSAEDEGISLHVDSLTDHSCSAESDGEKLPCRAGDPLCESGSECKDKFEDLEDEEDEEDECERDLAPPKPVTSSPLTGVEAPLLSPAPEVAPRGGSGGKTPLGSRTSPGAPPPANKPKLWSLAEIATSDLKQPSLGPGCGPPGLPAAAAPASSGAPPGGSPYSASPLLGRHLYYTSPFYGNYTNYGNLNAALQGQGLLRYNTAASAPGETLHAAPKAASDAGKAGSHPLESHYRPPGGGYEPKKDASEGCAVVGAGVQPYL; this is encoded by the exons ATGACTGGCGCCATCAGCTATCACCCCTATGGCAGCGCGGCCTACCCATACCAGCTCAACGACCCCGCGTACCGCAAGAACGCCACGCGGGACGCCACTGCCACGCTGAAAGCCTGGCTCAACGAGCACCGCAAGAACCCGTACCCCACCAAGGGCGAGAAGATCATGCTGGCCATCATCACCAAGATGACCCTCACGCAGGTCTCCACCTGGTTCGCCAACGCGCGCCGGCGCCTCAAGAAGGAGAACAAGATGACCTGGGCCCCGAGAAACAAAAGCGAGGACGAGGATGAGGacgaaggagatgctgccaggaACAAGGAGGAGAGTCCCGACAAGGCTCAGGACGGCACAGAGACCTCGGCAGAGGACGAAG GGATTAGTCTGCACGTCGACTCGCTCACGGACCATTCGTGCTCGGCGGAGTCAGATGGGGAGAAATTGCCCTGCCGCGCCGGCGATCCCTTGTGCGAATCGGGTTCGGAGTGTAAGGACAAGTTTGAGGACCTGGAGGacgaggaggatgaggaagacgAGTGCGAGCGGGACCTGGCGCCTCCCAAACCCGTGACCTCCTCGCCACTCACCGGCGTAGAGGCACCCCTGCTGAGCCCGGCGCCCGAAGTCGCGCCGCGCGGTGGCAGCGGTGGCAAGACGCCCCTAGGCAGCCGGACGTCGCCTGGAGCGCCGCCGCCCGCCAACAAGCCCAAGCTGTGGTCGCTGGCCGAGATCGCCACTTCGGACCTCAAGCAACCAAGCTTGGGCCCGGGTTGCGGACCTCCGGGGCTACCGGCTGCCGCCGCGCCCGCCTCCTCTGGGGCCCCTCCGGGAGGCTCGCCCTACTCCGCCTCTCCGCTGCTGGGCCGCCACCTCTACTACACGTCGCCGTTCTATGGCAATTACACAAACTACGGGAACTTGAACGCCGCGCTGCAAGGCCAGGGCCTTCTGCGGTACAACACCGCGGCCTCCGCACCAGGCGAGACACTGCACGCCGCGCCCAAGGCGGCTAGCGACGCGGGCAAGGCGGGCTCGCACCCTCTGGAGTCCCACTACAGGCCTCCGGGCGGCGGCTACGAGCCCAAGAAAG ATGCCAGTGAGGGCTGTGCGGTTGTTGGTGCAGGCGTCCAGCCCTACCTATAG